A stretch of DNA from Ailuropoda melanoleuca isolate Jingjing chromosome X, ASM200744v2, whole genome shotgun sequence:
ctttgaaagaaataataaaactgataaacccctagccatacatatcaaaaagaaaagaaaaataacccaaataaataaaatcatgaatgcaaGAGAGATTacaaccaaaaccacagaaatataaataattatagaaGAATATTACAATAAATTgcatgccaacaaactggaccatctggaaaaaatggataaattcctacaaatatataaatttaaaaaaatgaaagaggaagacatagaaaatttgaacagacctataaccagcAAAGGTATTGAATTtctaatcaaaaatttcccaacattggggcgcctgggtggcacagcggttaagcgtctgccttcggctcagggcgtgatcccggcgttgtgggatcgagccccacatcaggctcctccactatggagcctgcttcttcctctccccctccccctgcttgtgttccctctctcgctggctgtctctgtctctgtagaataaaaaaaaaaaatttcccaacattATCTCCTCTGGtctcgtccatgttgctgcaaatgtgaaCTCCAACAAACAAAGTACAGGGCCAGAGAGCTTCCCAggtaaattccaccaaacatttaatgaagaggtaatacccattcttctgaaactgttctaaaaaataaaaatggaagtaaatCTTCCAAATTCTTGTGATCCCCTGGAAtcaccttgattccaaaaccaggcaaaggctcaactaaaaaaagagaattacagctcaatatccctgatgaacatggatgcaaaaattctcaaaaagatacattaaaaggattactcattatgatcaagtgggatttcttcctgggctgcagggatggttcaatatttgcaaataaatcaacgtgatacaccacattaataaaagaaaaggtaagaccatatgatcctctcagttgatgcagaaaaagcatttgacaaaattcagcatcagTTCTTGATAAAAAGCCTcagaaagtagggatagaaggaacatacctcaacatcataaaggccatatatgaaagacccacagctaataacATCCTCTATGGGGAAAACTGatagctttttccctaaggtcaggaacacaacagggatgtttgcactcaccactgttgttcaacatagttcTAAAAAtcctagccttagcaatcagacaagaaaaataaataaatggcatccaaattgggaaggaagaattcAAACTgtcagtatttgcaaatgacatgattgtttatgtagaaaacctgaaagactccaccaaaaaattactagaagtgatacatgaattcagcgaAACATGGGATATAAAATCAGCATACAGAAATTGGTTGGATTTCTATACATTagcaatgaagcagaagaaagagaaatcaaggcattgatcccatttacagttgaataaaaaatcataagatacctaggggaaaaaaaaccctaatcatagaggtgaaagatctggactctgaaaactatagaacacttatggaaaaaattgaagaagatacaaaaaattGGAACAGCATTCCATGCTcttgaattggaagaataaatattgttccCCAAAGaaattatccaaagcaatctatacattcaatgcaatccctatcacaatagcaccaacatttttcacagagctagaacaaacagttctaaaatttttatgaaaccagaaaagaccctgaatagccaaagtaatgttgaaaaagaaaagcaaaggactAGACATCCCAGATCTGGGCTTCAAGCTGTATTAAAAAGCTATACTCATCAAGAGAGTaatgtactggcacaaaaacagacacatagatccatggaacagaaaagggaccAGGAATGGAGCCATAATTGTATGGCCAGCTAATCTTcatcaaagcaggaaaaaatatccaattgaAAAAGACAGggtcttcaacaaatagtgttgggaagcTAGACAGTgatatacacaaaaatgaaagtggaccaccttcttacaccatacacaaaattaaattaaaaatggatgaaacacctaaatgtaagacaggaaaacatgaaaatcttagaggagaaagcaggcagcaacctctttgaacTCAGCCACAGCAAGTCCTTCCTATACAAATCTCTGGAAggtagggaaacaaaagcaaaaatgaaatattggacCTCATCAAGACAAAAAccttctgtgcagcaaaggaaacaatcaacagaaccaAAACACAACcaaatgaatgggagaagatatttgcaaatgacatatctgataaagggttagtattaaaaatctataaagaacttatcaaactcaacactcataaaataaataatccagttaagaaaaggtcagaaaacatgaatagacactttgcaaagaagacatacagatacctaacagacacatgaaaacattcactcatcatcagggaactacaaatcaaaattgCACtgattcccccttctgtttaccccaccttcattcttcccttccttctcctaccgatcttcctatttcttatgttccatagatgaacaagagaaactgtggactctgggaaacaaagtgagggctttggggggggtggggggttgggataggccggtgatgggtattaaggagggcccatattgcatggagcactgggtgttataagcaaacaatgaatcatggaacactacatcaaaaactaaggatgtactgtatggtgactaataataacaaaataaaaattataaaaaaattgaaaaaaaatcgcACTGAttgttccagctctatgaaaagtgttgatggtattttgataggaatcgCATTgcatgtgtagattgctttgggtagcatagacattttaacaacatttcttcttccaatccacgagcatggaatgtttttccatttctttgtgtcatcctcaatttctttcataagtgttctatagttttcagagtctggatcctttacctctttggttaggtttattcctaggtatcttatggtttttggaccaattgtaaatgggatccattcattcctccatctctttcttctgccttattgctagtgtatagaaatacaactgatttctgtgcgctgattttatatccttccaACGTtgttgaattcctgtatgagttctagtaatttgggggtggagtatttggggttttctacatagagtatcgtctcatctgcaaagagtgagaatttgacttctttgccgatttggatgcctttcatttctttttgttgtctgattgctgaggttaggtCTTATaacactatgttgaacaacagtggtgagagtagacatccctgttgtgttcctgaccttaggggaaaagcttgcagtttttccccattggctgtgggtttttcatatatggcttttatgaaattgaggtacattccttctatccctacactgcagAGAGTTTTTATCGAGAAAGGAtatatgtcaaatgctttttctgtcaaagatgtatttgtcaaatgctttttctgcatctattgagaggatatggctcttgtccttttttattattattaatgtggtgtatcacattgtttgatctgcggatgttgaaccacccttgtacatcaggaataaatcccacctggtcgtggtgaatgatccttttaatgtactgttggattctgttaGCTAGTGTCTTCTTGAGAATATTTGCATCCATGTTCCTCGgggatgttggtctgtaattttactttttggtGGGGTCTATATCTGGTCTTGGATGCAAActggcagccactctggaaaacagtatgaagccgcctcaaaaagttaaaaatagagctaccctacaacacagcaattgcacaactcggtatgtatccaaaggatacaaacctAGTGACTCCAAGGGGCTCACACACCgcaatgttcttagcagcaatgtccacaataaccgaactatggaaagagcgcagatgtccatcgacagatgaatggataaagaagacatgagatacacacacacacacacacacacacacacacacacacacacaagggaacattactcagccatctaaaagaatgaaatcctgccatttgtgacagtgtggatggagctagagtgtattacgccatgcaaaataagtcagtcagagaaacacaaataccatatgatttcactcatgtgtaatttaagagacaaaacaaatgaacatagaagaagggaaggaaaaagaaaataagatgaaaattgagagggagctaaactgtaagagactcttaactctaggaaacaaattgagggttgctggaggggagtcgggtggggggatgaggtaactaggtgatggtcattaaggagggtacttgatgtaatgagcactgggtgtcatatgcaactgatgaatcactaaattctaccactgaaactaataatgcactctatgttaactaaattgaatttaaataaaaaattttaaaaattacactaagatattacctcacacctgtccaaatggctaaaatgaagaaaaggaaatgacagatattggcTAGATGctgaggaaaaggaaccctcctccactgtcaaaggatacaaaaatacagatttggagGGATACGTGCACTacaatatttacagcagcattatcaacaatagccaaactatggaaagagcccatatgtccaatgactggtgaatggatacagaagaggtggtatacacaatggaatattactcagccatcaaaaagaatgaaatgttgccatttgcaagatgtggatggagctagagtgtattatgccatgtgaaataagtcagtcagagaaagacaaataccacatgatttcactcatatgtggaatttaagaaacaagacagatgaacatgagggaaggaaggaaaaagagagagatggaagcaAACCAGGATGAGACTTTTAaggatagagaagaaactgagggttgatggatctaggtgggagggggatgggctaaatgagtgaggtgtattaaggagggcacttgggatgattagcactgggtgttgtatgtaagtgatgaatcgctaaattctactcctgaaaccaatattacactacatgttaactaacttgaatttaagtaaaaatttgaagaaaaaaactaCTGAATTCATGATAGCAGGGCCCCACcgaggaagaaaagaggggcgTGGGTCTGGGAAGAGGTAAACAGAGGGGTTTTTCCTTATCTGCAATGTAAAGGATAGGCCAAAGTAGGACCTAATTTTTAAAGTTGGGACAGTGGGTCAAGGGTAATACAGGTGTTTGTAACATTAATCTTTATTCTTGTCCCTATGCTTGAGATTAATTTGCAGTAAAGATATTTCTTCCTAAAACCCAGCAAATAAACCCAAAAGCAATCACATGACTTTTGTTTTGCGATGGTAGGAGTATAGACCTCCTCGAAAGACCCTAATTCTTGAAATTGTAAAATAAGTCCATACCCGCACTGTGAAATGACTCAGAGGAATCGTTAGTAGGCCAGAAATAGCAAGGAGTCCCTGAATGAGGGATAGCAGATGGAGTCCAACTCACTCGTTTGAGTAAGCCATGGCCCACAATCTGTACAAGGGTCGTTGCAAAGGGGGGTACTGGCCCAAGAGTGCTTTTGTCCTGGGGAGGCGCTGGCTAGCATCAGAACAGGGCCCACAGGCAACTGAAAGGTGAATTAGTGTATGGCAACAAGAGTAGCGTGGACTAACTCCCTCATTTCCCTACCTATCTTGCTCCCAGCACTTAACCACCAGGAGGAGGCTATAGCAATGTCTGCCCAGGTGAAAGCAATGCCTTTGGACACTTGGGCACACAGCCAGGACAATGCCTGGGGTGGGTGGGTTAGTAGACAACCCCAGGGAAGAACAGGGTACAAGACCCACAAGAATTGCTGCCAATGTATCCAGCCCAGCATATCCCACCACAGTCCCTTCCAGTACTTTCATTGAAAATACGGCAATAGTATAAATTCACCTCAACAGCGGCTCTTATTCGCTAGATATTCCCTATGAATGAGATACACATATGCCTTGTGTATGACTTTCCTTCTGCTGatgtaacaagttaccacaaatttagtggctgaaaacaaccAAATTCACaattttacagttctggaggtcagaagtctaaaatgaaTCTGCAGGTCTGTGTTCCTCctggaggttctaggggagaatccacttccttgtctttttctagcttttagaGGCCTCCTACATCCCTTGGCTCACACTCCCTTCCTCTGTCTACAAAGCCCGCAGTGTAGCATCTTCTATCCTCTTTGATCTCTGCTTCCACCCTTAGATGTTTCGCTGACTCTAACTCTAATGTCTCCCACCTATAAAGGACTCTTGCATTTACCTTGGGCCCGCACAGAtattccaggataatctccccatccaAAAtcccttaacttaatcacatctgcagaattcccttttgccatatagggtaacatattcacaggttctagggacAGGGATGTGGACACCATTGGAGTCTGGGGGACAGCCTACCCCAGCCTACCCCATCTTGCATGAGTTATttccatttaatctttacaacaccACTGTGCATACCCAttggcagatggagaaactgaggcttagaaaggttaagtaacatgctGGACTTGACACAGCTTGGaagggggcagggccaggcatGGAAAACCTGGTAAGGTGACTAAGGATCTCTGCTTTGCTCTTCCCCACACCTGTCccctttctcatctctttttcttctgctccTATTCCAAGAGGGCAAGAATACTCCCTTCCATCCCAAGCCCTCTTGAACTACTAAATGTATGCTCAGTTGGAGCAGCTGTAAGGTATGTGATGGCAGAAGCCAGGGCTTGGAAATCTGAAGACTTGGGCCCGAATATTGGCATTCACCAGCAGCgctatgatcttgggcaagagAGCTAACCTTTCTCTAGCTTCCTTGGTAATTgaaggttgttgtaaagatttcAGTTTGGAGGTAGTTTAGGCACGTAGCCTACCACAACAATGTTAGTTTCCCTCCTCTCTTTGTACTCCTAGGGCCCTCACAAGTCAGTTGTCCTTCCTTTGTCACGTGCTTTTTACTCCAAACAAACCTGTGGTCCGCAATATCCCAAGGCATGgcttaattatttccttctgttAAAACCGTGCCTGGTGATATTCTGGCTATTAAATACACTGTGTTTATTGACTAACAACTTCTGTGGCCTGTCTTACATAAATGTGATTTCTGTTAAGCTTTTGTGAATACTGAGTGTAGCTCACAAACTAAACCCTGCTCCTGATTACTCCTTTCAGGAAATTGGTTGGAAGCCACAGTCCTAGTTTGTGCATTGCTTCAGGTAGGCTCTGATCTCCCCAGGCTGCAATGGGGAGCAGCCCTGTCCTTGTTGTGGAGTGGAGCAAAGGTTCACTCAGATGAAGCCCAAGACAAAgaaatgcccccccacccccacccagccagcTGGTTGGTAGGCAGAAGGCGATGCAGCAGTAAACATACACTGCCCCCAAATTAGTTTATGGCCAGTCTTCCCCAACAGGAGACCTTGGTAGGCTCTGGGTATAGAGAAAATTTCAGTTAGAAGGTGACTGTTGGGAAGATAATTAGTTTGCTGGATTACATTCCCATAAAATCCCATCAGGATGGAGAAGCTATTTGAAAACATACAGGTGATTTTGCAATCCTCTAGGCAGATTCATAAACAGCAAACATaagacaaacaaaagagaaaaacaaacaaaaacaaaaacaaaaaagccctgaACTCAGAGGAAACTGCTTTCATCCAGAGTCACTGGTATGTACTGTTGGATATCCAGAGAGCCTGACAACAGGCCTGGCAGACAAGGCTGTAGAGATTAGCCTTTTCCTATTTGTTCAGAGAACAAATCACAGGACAGAGATGGTAAGTGAACTCATTAAAGTCAAAGAGCTTGTAAGCAACACGGGGTGCGCCAGAACTCATGTTCCAAGGTTTGAGTTCAATGCTTGTTACTCTATACCAGGCATCCCCTTTCTACACATGTACAGAGGACTGGGCCTTGTTGGGTGCAATTCAGCTGGCAATTCCACTTTCCAGATGGGGCACACTGCCACACCCCAGCACTTATTCACTAGGGGTAGCCATACCCTGTTCCACAAACCCTATCGAGGCCTGGGAGATCTTTAAGAGGCTAGACAGGGCCCCTTCCCTCAATGGGATTACAATCTGAGGTTCTGTCAAGCAAGCACTTAATCTCTTCAGCCAAAAGGGTATGAAGTATTcgcttgcttttaaaatgttcgGCTAAACACACGTGCGATATCTTTTCCATCATGTATTCCttcaacatgcatttattaaatgccaCTCTCACACACTGCTTGAAACACCTGAGAGGCAAAGGCTGTGCTTCCTGTGTGATTAGTGCTTTTCATGTTATCtcgtttaattctcacaaccctATGAGGACAGCACTTAATTAACCACAcactatagatgaggaaaccgaggctcagagaggtgaagtgacttatGCAAAATAGTATGTTTGGAATGACATAAGAAAGATACAGAGTGTTTGCTATAGAGACTCCTCCCTCAGGGGAGTGAACATGGACTCACTATTCATCCAGGAAGACAAGCTTCAAGGAGGAAGAGGCCTGTGAGTAGGCAGATGGAATTTAGATAGTTGGGGATGAGAGGAAAAGCAATTCACACAGAGGAATTAGTGAGCAAAGACCCAGAGTGGATAATGTTCAGAGTATGCTCTGAATTATATTTGGATTACCAAATGAAGGAAGGAACCAAAATAAATCAGGCATTCAGGTGGACTGGAGCCTAGAAACCTCAGAGCCAACTTGCACTTccaccaccctctccccatccccctcttccACCCAATCAGTCCCTAAATCTTGTCCATGGTCACCCTTAAAATGCCTTTCTGCCTCTCCATCCCCATGGCAACCGCCTTAAGGctcactttcttttcctctcacttCATATTCAAATTGCTTCCTAAGTGACCTGCCAGACAACAGTCTGCACAGCCTCTGTGAAGCTCTGCAAATGCAAGTCTGATCTAGTCAGTGCCCTGCTTAATAATCCCGTgaatatagaacattttaaagcTTCTGCATCTCTTGCACAGTGTTCACTGCTTTTGCAGTCCCACCTCCCTTCATCACCCAGCAATTCAGCCATATGCATCTTATCTGGGTCCTAGATGGGTCCACGAATCAATTAGTATACACATAAACTATTTCTGAGAACAAAGATGGTGAATTAATGTGCTGTGTAAGCCAAGACAGGAAAGGAGAGCTGAGACTACGTGATTCCTTCTCGAATACACTCCTCAACTCCATTTCCCCACACCCTCCACTAGCACCCTGtgaacacacatacatgtacatccTGCATTCTGTGAGAATGTATTGGAGACACATTCCTTCCCAATAACCGCGAGCAAATCTTGTAccaaactgaaaaacacagaaatccTATGCTATTCATTTATCTGGTGTATTCCCCTTCCCTTGCCAATCTCTAGCTGTCATCTCTGCTTTAGTCCCACCCCTGCCTTGTGGAGCTTCTTTTCCTATCTGACAGCGGAAATTTGGGTGAGGAGACGCCCACTTCCTTTTTGGTGTTCGGAGTGCGTGGCAGAAAAGGCGGAGTCAGTTCTGCAGAGCATTCTCGCGCGCCTGCGGAGGCAGCGAGTGCAGATGGCGGTTGATCATGCATTTCAGCTTCCCTGGGAGTGAGCTTTCTCGCTGAGAACATCTGATTTGTTGCTACAAAGACTATTGAAGTTGCTGGCTTCCGCGGCGGCCGCTTCTTAAGGTAGAGGTAGTTGCTTTCTGCAGAAGCTGCAGGCATCTTTCCCTAGAATTTGCAGTAGGCTCGAGAGCCCATAGTAGGAGACATGCCTCGGGGTCGGAAGAGTCGGCGACGCCGTAACGCAAGGGCCGCAGAAGAGAACCGCAACAACCGTAAGATCCAGGCCTCAGAGGCTTCTGAGACCCCGATGGCCTCTTCTCTGGCCCCAAGCACCCCGGAGGACGACCTGAGTGGCCCTGAGGAAGACCCAAGCACGCCGGAGGAGGCCTCCACCACCCCTGAGGAAGCCTCCAGCACTGCTCAAATGCAAAAGCCTTCGGTAGCCCGGAGCAATTTTCAGGGCACCAAGAAAAGTCTCCTGATGTCCATATTAGCCCTCATCTTCATCATGGGCAACAGCGCCAAGGAAGCCCTGGTCTGGAAAGTGCTTGGAAAGTTGGGGATGCAGCCTGGCCGACAGCACAGCATCTTTGGAGATCCAAAGAAGGTCGTCACAGAGGAGTTTGTGCGCAGAGGGTACCTGATTTATAAGCCAGTGCCGCGTAGCAGTCCCGTGGAGTATGAGTTCTTCTGGGGACCTAGAGCACACGTGGAATCCAGCAAGCTGAAAGTCATGCATTTTGTGGCAAGGGTGCGTAACCGATGCTCCAAGGACTGGCCCTGTAATTACGATTGGGATTCCGAGGATGATGCGGAAGTTGAGGCTATCCTCAATTCAGGTGCTAGGGGTTACAGCGCACCTTAGGGCAATCTGCGACAGACCCTTGAGGGGGGTTGGAAACAACCTCAAGGGTACCCCAAGAAGTAGATTAGCTGGGTCCTGAGTTGAATATGATGggaaaagtgggggggggcatttgGTATTCGTGATCAGTGCTAATTGTTTAACTGCAATATAGAGCATTTGCTATGGATATTGTATGattgtatacattttaatatagtGCTGATTAAGATAACAATATGATTAAGATCTGATtgcagaaaagattttttttctttttttctgtcattgaGATTTACTATAACAGTTTTGCTAACGTTGTAAAATGAGTCCATCATATTCTGTGATCTGATCCATATTTTATACCATAGAAATAGGCTATTCTTGAAAGTTTGAAATAGCCAGTAGTATGAGAGAAGGATAGGGTAATTCTTTTATGTCTGACCTTTATGAAACCTTTGTTTCTGCTGTTGTGTAAAGAAACTGACAACTACCATGAATTTACCTAGTTACTGtgcaatatagaaaaaaaataaaagcataatgaCGAGGACACCTTGTTCATTTATTGACCACCANNNNNNNNNNNNNNNNNNNNNNNNNNNNNNNNNNNNNNNNNNNNNNNNNNNNNNNNNNNNNNNNNNNNNNNNNNNNNNNNNNNNNNNNNNNNNNNNNNNNTTACTGtgcaatatagaaaaaaaataaaagcataatgaCGAGGACACCTTGTTCATTTATTGACCACCAGTTATGTGTGAGGCATCAGTCTAGGTTCTGGGGATTCCCCATGGCACACAGCCCTCACTTCTAAAGAATGTTCTAGATTACACAGGAGAGACAAATATGTAAACTGGCGGTGTGGTAAACGCTGTAATAGGGAGTATGGCATGCcataaaaatgtagaaacactAATGTGACCTGTCTTGGGGGTGGGACAGGAAAGAGGGAGCATCCCAGGATTCTATGAGAACCCAAGAGATGTTTAAATAAGTTTGGGGGAATCAAAAGGGGCAGCAGAGCATTCTGTGAAAATACTGTGTATTAGGTATTTTTGGATACCTAGCCCAGCTTGGAGGGAGGGGGCATTGGCAAAGGGAAGGGAATATCACGGGGTACtgtggaaatagaaaatacactTAAATCAGCTTGAGAGGAGGGCAGTGGAGAGAGGGGTAGTTGCAGGGAAAGGGACATTGTGGGGtactacagaaattaaaaagatgcGATTGTCAGAAAATTCTTGGTGAGATGACAACCTGAGGTCTGAAAGTAATATTGAAGATGGGGAAGGGAGTACTTATGGAGGCACTAAAGTCAGCGTGGAcactagggaaaaaaacaatttctcCATTGAACGATTAAGGTTATGTCaaggggaaaatggagagaaagaaataaggtgGGGAAGAGGTGAGCAGAAGCTAGTGCCTCAAAGTGTGGGAGCTATGGctgattttaatgagaaaaaaatatggttaACAATAATGATAGTcctggaataataataattttaaaaaagcaaaaaagcagagTCTCTTGGGTGAGTCAGAGAGAAGACTCGACCTGTGGCGTCTCTGAAAGGTAACCTGGCACTTCTCTCAGAAACTACAGTTTGTTAAGGTGTGCCAATTGTTTtaaaagtgtgtggggggggtatgcattttggggtgggaggggagcacAGTTAGCACTTTGACTCTGTCCTTCAGCCAGGGTAGGGAGTACAGAGGGCTACCTGGCATGGTGGCCCATGGTGCACTAAGCCTGTGGTATCAAGTTTCTTCCCACCTCCAGGAGCTTTCACACTTTTTCACCTCATTGTACCAAGGAGCTCAATGCCCTTCCAATGTATTCTATCACCAGGGAGTTCTGAATCCTCTACCTCACCTGCAGCAAATCTGGAGATGTAGGAGTCattcttcacattcttttcaGCTACAGGCAAAGAACATGCATAGGATGTTCTGGCCACCCCCAAAGTCTACCACATCTACCCTTAGAGCTAAACGCTGTGTGAATTAAGTCCTCTAATAGGGAACCCGAAGGAGAGGTGCCTCACCTAGCTTTGTGGGAGCAGCTATCACACATAAAA
This window harbors:
- the MAGEH1 gene encoding melanoma-associated antigen H1, whose protein sequence is MPRGRKSRRRRNARAAEENRNNRKIQASEASETPMASSLAPSTPEDDLSGPEEDPSTPEEASTTPEEASSTAQMQKPSVARSNFQGTKKSLLMSILALIFIMGNSAKEALVWKVLGKLGMQPGRQHSIFGDPKKVVTEEFVRRGYLIYKPVPRSSPVEYEFFWGPRAHVESSKLKVMHFVARVRNRCSKDWPCNYDWDSEDDAEVEAILNSGARGYSAP